In Sphingobacterium thalpophilum, a genomic segment contains:
- a CDS encoding class I fructose-bisphosphate aldolase, with the protein MQYIEKIQAHLGAEASYLLEFDQPAVSKTMLHLPQAAFIDQVYSSSDRSPQVLRSLGQLFGTGRLANTGYLSILPVDQGIEHSAGASFAPNPQYFDPENIVKLALEGNCNAVASTFGALGAVARKYAHKIPFLVKINHNELLTYPNRADQILYGTIREAWNMGAVAVGATIYFGSEESDRQIIEVAKAFEEAHSLGMATVLWCYLRNSAFKVGDKDYHLAADLTGQANHLGVTIKADIIKQKLPELNGGFKALNMGKSSYGKLDERMYTQLSSDHPIDLCRYQVLNCFAGRAGLINSGGASGQNDIQEAVKTAVINKRAGGTGLISGRKAFQKPMNEGVALLHAIQDVYLCDEVNIA; encoded by the coding sequence ATGCAATACATTGAAAAAATACAGGCACATCTAGGCGCAGAAGCGAGTTATTTGTTAGAATTTGATCAACCCGCAGTTTCCAAAACAATGCTTCATCTTCCACAAGCAGCATTTATTGACCAAGTATATAGTTCGAGTGACCGTAGCCCACAGGTCTTGCGGAGTTTGGGGCAACTTTTTGGAACGGGACGGTTAGCCAATACCGGGTATCTTTCGATATTGCCTGTAGATCAGGGAATCGAACACAGTGCAGGAGCTTCTTTTGCGCCAAATCCTCAGTATTTTGATCCGGAAAATATTGTCAAGCTAGCTTTGGAAGGAAATTGCAATGCCGTGGCGTCTACCTTTGGGGCTTTAGGAGCAGTTGCCCGAAAGTATGCACACAAGATTCCGTTTCTGGTTAAAATCAATCATAATGAACTATTGACCTATCCTAATCGAGCCGACCAGATCCTGTACGGAACAATTCGCGAAGCCTGGAATATGGGGGCAGTTGCGGTAGGGGCGACCATCTATTTTGGATCTGAGGAATCAGACCGTCAGATTATCGAAGTAGCAAAAGCATTTGAAGAAGCACATTCTTTGGGGATGGCGACGGTATTATGGTGTTATCTGCGCAACTCGGCCTTTAAAGTAGGTGATAAAGATTATCATTTAGCAGCGGATCTTACCGGACAGGCCAATCATTTGGGCGTAACGATCAAAGCGGATATCATTAAGCAAAAACTACCCGAATTAAACGGAGGCTTTAAAGCATTAAATATGGGGAAAAGTAGTTATGGAAAGCTGGATGAACGCATGTATACACAGCTTTCTTCCGATCACCCTATTGATTTATGCCGCTACCAGGTGCTTAATTGCTTTGCCGGTCGGGCTGGCTTGATCAATTCTGGTGGAGCTTCGGGACAGAATGATATCCAGGAAGCTGTAAAAACTGCGGTTATCAACAAGCGTGCAGGTGGCACAGGGTTGATATCTGGCCGTAAGGCTTTCCAAAAGCCAATGAATGAAGGTGTCGCATTATTACATGCCATTCAGGATGTTTATTTATGCGATGAGGTAAACATTGCTTAG
- the serS gene encoding serine--tRNA ligase has product MLQLNYIRENRDTVIERLAVKHFKEIGLVDEIISLDEDRRKIQSESDALSAEANAAAKQIGDLMRQGKKEEAETVKSKSSGYKEQVKQLLDQLGTIEAELNEKIVQLPNLPHQSVPAGVSAEDNEVVLSHGEIPALSEDALPHWELLNKYDIVDLELGVKVAGAGFPIYKGKGAKLQRALINFFLDQAAEEGYEEVQVPILVNEDSAFATGQLPDKEGQMYYVGNDNLYLIPTAEVPVTNIYRDEIVKEGQFPIKHCAYTPCFRREAGSYGAHVRGLNRLHQFDKVETVQLVHPEKSYEVLEEMSLYVQGLLQKLELPYRVLRLCGGDMSFTSALTYDMEVYSSAQKRWLEVSSVSNFETYQANRLKVRFKNADGKMQLAHTLNGSALALPRIVAAILENNQTEKGIKIPAVLVPYTKFEYID; this is encoded by the coding sequence ATGTTGCAATTGAATTATATCCGTGAGAACAGGGATACGGTAATCGAAAGATTGGCTGTCAAGCATTTCAAGGAAATTGGATTGGTCGACGAAATCATCAGTTTAGATGAAGATCGTCGTAAGATCCAATCGGAATCTGACGCACTTTCGGCAGAGGCTAATGCGGCAGCAAAACAGATTGGAGATCTGATGCGCCAAGGTAAAAAAGAAGAAGCTGAAACCGTTAAATCCAAATCTTCGGGATATAAGGAGCAAGTGAAGCAACTTTTGGATCAATTGGGAACAATTGAAGCAGAATTGAATGAGAAGATCGTACAATTACCTAATTTACCGCATCAATCTGTTCCAGCAGGTGTAAGTGCTGAGGACAATGAAGTTGTTTTGAGCCATGGCGAAATCCCGGCTTTGTCGGAGGATGCATTGCCGCATTGGGAATTGTTGAACAAATATGATATTGTTGATTTAGAGCTTGGCGTAAAAGTTGCCGGTGCAGGTTTTCCTATCTATAAAGGCAAAGGCGCTAAATTGCAACGGGCATTGATCAATTTCTTTTTGGATCAGGCAGCAGAAGAAGGATACGAAGAAGTACAGGTGCCTATCTTGGTCAATGAAGATTCTGCATTTGCTACGGGACAATTACCGGATAAAGAAGGACAGATGTACTATGTGGGTAACGACAATCTGTATTTGATCCCTACAGCTGAAGTTCCGGTCACCAACATTTATAGAGACGAGATTGTGAAAGAAGGACAGTTTCCGATCAAACATTGTGCTTATACACCATGTTTCCGTCGTGAAGCAGGTTCATACGGGGCACATGTACGTGGATTAAACCGGTTGCACCAATTTGATAAAGTGGAGACGGTGCAGCTTGTACATCCTGAAAAGTCCTATGAAGTGCTGGAAGAAATGAGTTTATACGTACAAGGACTGTTGCAGAAATTAGAGCTGCCTTACCGTGTACTGCGCCTTTGCGGTGGAGATATGAGTTTTACTTCTGCATTGACCTATGACATGGAAGTGTATAGTTCTGCTCAGAAACGTTGGTTAGAGGTATCTTCCGTTTCCAATTTTGAAACTTATCAAGCGAATCGTTTGAAAGTCCGTTTTAAAAATGCTGATGGCAAGATGCAACTGGCACATACCTTGAACGGTTCGGCATTAGCTTTACCACGTATTGTCGCAGCGATATTGGAGAATAATCAAACGGAAAAAGGAATTAAGATTCCAGCAGTTTTGGTTCCGTACACTAAATTTGAGTATATCGATTAA
- the rsmI gene encoding 16S rRNA (cytidine(1402)-2'-O)-methyltransferase yields the protein MLYLVPTPIGNLEDMTFRAINVLKEVDLILAEDTRTSAPLLKHFGIDKKVFAHHQHNEHKAVAEIIKFLKEGQNIALISDAGTPAISDPGFLLVREAIKEGLEVQCLPGATAFVPALVNSGLPNDRFCFEGFLPVKKGRQTRLKALAEEKRTMIFYESPHRILKTIEEFITVFGAERQASISRELSKLYEENVRGTLTDLKLHFENNPIKGEFVFCVAGLE from the coding sequence ATGTTATATTTAGTTCCAACACCTATTGGCAATCTGGAGGACATGACGTTCCGTGCGATCAATGTCCTGAAAGAAGTGGACCTCATCTTAGCAGAGGATACAAGGACCAGCGCTCCGCTTTTGAAGCATTTTGGAATCGACAAAAAAGTATTTGCGCATCATCAGCACAATGAACATAAAGCGGTAGCTGAAATCATTAAATTCTTGAAAGAAGGGCAAAACATTGCATTGATTTCAGACGCAGGGACGCCGGCGATCTCAGATCCGGGATTTTTGCTGGTGCGTGAAGCCATCAAAGAAGGGCTTGAAGTGCAGTGCTTACCAGGCGCAACAGCTTTCGTGCCAGCGCTTGTCAATTCTGGTCTTCCCAACGACCGTTTTTGCTTTGAAGGTTTTCTCCCCGTCAAAAAAGGAAGACAAACGCGCTTAAAAGCTTTGGCGGAGGAAAAAAGAACGATGATCTTCTACGAGTCGCCACATCGTATTCTCAAAACCATAGAAGAATTTATCACCGTTTTTGGCGCAGAAAGACAAGCTTCGATATCACGTGAACTGAGCAAACTCTATGAAGAAAATGTTCGCGGAACATTAACTGATTTAAAATTACACTTTGAAAACAATCCGATTAAAGGAGAATTTGTATTTTGTGTAGCAGGATTGGAATAA